In Calothrix sp. PCC 7507, one DNA window encodes the following:
- a CDS encoding PepSY domain-containing protein — MKSQKIRNLSFYLHRYIGLFVGLILIIIGLTGSLLVFEQEINRWQVSQQFGQVSPQEQRVSMETILNNVKTTYANQPELKLRSMNMLPKNSTYTVYLKTPNDAQINVFVNPYSGAIMGDRQWESSFWGIVFKLHYALLAGRTGEIIVGIAALLLLILSITGIILWPGWRRLINGFKIKWQAHPKRVNFDIHKVFGIITAVFLGLIAFTGFCWNFYDFTKPAIYAVTSTPNLPEPISKPVTGKPPLGLAEILQKADAALPGAVTTYITFPSKPEDAFAIYKKQPQESNDYGDSAVYLDQFSGAVLRLQNGLSLPLGDRVLNSFTPLHYGTFWGLPTRILYVFVGLAPLILSVTGWVMWSYRRRLDTLNPTDTLEPLQR; from the coding sequence ATGAAATCTCAAAAAATTCGCAACCTATCTTTTTACCTCCATCGCTACATAGGTTTATTCGTCGGATTAATCCTAATTATCATCGGCTTGACAGGTAGCTTACTGGTCTTTGAGCAAGAAATTAATCGCTGGCAAGTCAGTCAGCAATTTGGGCAGGTGTCGCCTCAAGAACAGCGCGTTTCTATGGAGACTATACTCAACAACGTCAAAACAACCTACGCCAATCAACCCGAACTCAAACTCAGATCGATGAATATGCTGCCAAAAAACAGCACCTATACAGTGTATTTGAAAACACCCAACGATGCACAGATTAATGTATTTGTCAATCCCTATAGTGGAGCAATCATGGGCGATCGCCAATGGGAAAGCTCTTTCTGGGGTATCGTTTTTAAACTGCACTATGCACTACTGGCAGGTAGAACTGGAGAAATTATTGTTGGCATTGCGGCGCTGCTGTTATTGATCCTCAGCATTACAGGTATCATTCTCTGGCCTGGTTGGAGAAGGCTGATTAATGGTTTCAAAATTAAATGGCAAGCGCATCCAAAACGTGTCAACTTCGATATTCATAAAGTTTTTGGCATCATTACCGCTGTATTTTTGGGACTGATTGCCTTTACAGGTTTCTGCTGGAATTTTTATGATTTCACTAAACCTGCAATCTATGCTGTCACCTCAACGCCAAATTTGCCAGAGCCTATCTCTAAACCAGTGACTGGCAAGCCACCATTAGGATTGGCAGAAATCTTGCAAAAAGCGGATGCAGCTTTACCAGGTGCGGTGACAACTTACATTACCTTTCCCAGCAAACCAGAAGATGCATTTGCCATTTATAAAAAACAACCCCAAGAGTCTAATGATTACGGCGATAGTGCTGTTTATCTTGATCAGTTTAGTGGAGCAGTCTTGCGATTACAAAATGGACTATCGCTGCCATTAGGCGATCGCGTCCTGAATTCTTTTACACCTCTGCACTACGGCACTTTTTGGGGGTTGCCGACCCGTATTCTCTATGTGTTTGTGGGACTTGCACCGTTGATTTTGTCCGTCACTGGTTGGGTGATGTGGTCATATCGGCGACGACTAGATACCTTAAATCCTACAGACACCTTAGAACCTTTGCAGCGAT
- a CDS encoding TonB family protein produces MSFTDIAVAQRSKEAVALRSFLVYSFMGSLAVHAGVLTSGIGNLLSRVPDLDAEPIEVAIVETPQAEVTKAPEAEIKPENPKIPEKNTFIPEPPKQKIEEIQAQVKNVPVQKIVREEQNREPIRQNTPKIAAASANQVSKPSSPDEIKDRTAAGGGGGGGGGGSSVLTGSGGSGVASSTGSGTGIGSGSGSGIGSGSGSGVGSGTGSGVGSGTGSGVGSGTGSGVGSGSPVATAPRTPAIEAPPAPVNRNGGNGRAACRECNAKYPEAARRRGVEGRVEVAVDTDSDGNVTNVRIARSSGNRELDEETARQARDWKLKPATGGRQGVSIATEFAIQGSRRHSEAQKRRQQREVEERNQQAAANNNSSTEETPRRRRLEASSNTDNSGESTREPQTRRRRSLTPASETESRISRRLLPEKAETTSESRASNNRGSLREFLRRTRRESAVSDSSSGTQPTKNRRRRRTEQARPASQSSLVESLRRSRQESPAAAPEAPATGN; encoded by the coding sequence ATGAGCTTTACAGACATTGCTGTCGCGCAGCGTTCTAAGGAAGCTGTGGCTCTTAGGTCTTTTCTGGTTTATAGTTTCATGGGTTCGCTAGCAGTACATGCTGGTGTTCTGACATCAGGTATAGGCAATCTTTTGTCGAGAGTACCAGATTTAGACGCAGAACCAATTGAAGTGGCAATTGTTGAAACTCCACAAGCAGAAGTCACGAAAGCTCCGGAAGCAGAAATAAAACCGGAAAACCCCAAAATACCGGAAAAAAATACTTTCATCCCTGAACCTCCTAAACAGAAAATTGAGGAAATACAGGCTCAAGTTAAAAATGTACCAGTACAAAAGATTGTTCGAGAAGAGCAAAATCGAGAACCAATCAGACAGAATACGCCCAAGATAGCGGCTGCATCTGCAAATCAAGTCAGTAAGCCTAGTTCACCAGATGAAATTAAAGACAGAACAGCAGCAGGTGGAGGTGGCGGAGGAGGTGGCGGTGGTTCCTCTGTTCTAACTGGGAGTGGCGGAAGTGGTGTTGCCAGTAGTACTGGTAGCGGTACTGGCATTGGTAGTGGTAGCGGCTCTGGTATTGGCAGTGGCTCTGGCTCTGGTGTTGGTAGTGGTACCGGCTCTGGTGTTGGTAGTGGTACCGGCTCTGGTGTTGGCAGTGGTACCGGCTCTGGTGTTGGTAGTGGCTCTCCAGTTGCTACAGCACCGAGAACCCCAGCCATTGAAGCTCCACCTGCACCAGTCAATCGTAACGGTGGTAATGGTCGTGCAGCTTGTCGTGAATGTAACGCCAAATATCCAGAAGCTGCTAGACGGCGAGGAGTTGAGGGCAGAGTAGAGGTAGCAGTTGATACTGATTCCGATGGGAATGTTACTAATGTGCGGATTGCTCGTTCTAGTGGCAATCGTGAATTAGATGAAGAAACTGCTAGACAAGCGCGTGACTGGAAATTAAAACCTGCAACTGGTGGTAGACAAGGGGTATCAATAGCAACAGAATTTGCTATCCAAGGTTCACGGCGACACAGCGAAGCCCAAAAACGCAGACAACAAAGAGAAGTAGAAGAAAGAAACCAACAAGCAGCTGCTAACAATAACAGTTCAACAGAAGAGACTCCTAGAAGACGGCGGTTAGAAGCATCAAGTAATACAGATAATTCTGGTGAAAGTACTAGAGAACCGCAAACCAGACGCAGGCGATCGCTCACACCTGCATCTGAGACAGAATCTAGAATCAGCCGGCGTTTACTGCCTGAAAAAGCAGAAACCACATCGGAAAGCAGAGCATCTAATAATCGTGGAAGTTTAAGAGAGTTCCTCCGTCGGACAAGACGCGAGTCTGCGGTGAGTGATTCATCATCTGGAACACAACCAACTAAAAATCGCCGTCGTCGGCGAACAGAGCAAGCCAGACCTGCAAGTCAAAGCAGCTTGGTGGAGTCTTTACGTCGTTCTCGTCAAGAATCGCCAGCCGCAGCGCCAGAAGCTCCCGCCACTGGGAATTAA
- a CDS encoding MotA/TolQ/ExbB proton channel family protein: protein MGIKNLFEAGGVVMWPLLGFSVLAVALIIERVKFWIQINNRQSRVVRDVLNLYRLDNVVGAIDKLQKNADLPLARIFLAALELEEPNPEEFRLALESEAQAEIPLLKRFQNILETVIGLAPLLGLLGTVLGLITSFASLNLGDVGGTKTTGVTAGISEALVSTASGLVVAIFVLLFANSFRGLYQRQIALIQEYGGQLELLYRRRYERGEKTYASTR from the coding sequence ATGGGAATTAAGAATCTGTTTGAAGCAGGCGGCGTGGTGATGTGGCCGCTGTTGGGATTTTCGGTGTTGGCGGTGGCGTTGATTATTGAGCGTGTCAAGTTTTGGATTCAAATTAACAACCGTCAAAGCCGTGTGGTAAGAGACGTGTTGAATCTCTATCGGCTAGATAACGTAGTTGGTGCAATAGATAAACTACAGAAAAATGCAGACTTACCACTCGCACGCATTTTTCTGGCCGCTTTAGAATTAGAAGAACCAAATCCAGAAGAGTTTCGGCTGGCATTAGAAAGTGAAGCCCAAGCAGAGATACCTTTGCTCAAACGGTTCCAAAATATCCTGGAGACAGTCATTGGTTTAGCACCACTATTAGGTCTTCTGGGTACTGTGTTAGGCTTGATTACTTCCTTTGCGTCCTTGAATCTGGGTGATGTTGGGGGTACAAAAACCACAGGTGTGACAGCCGGGATCAGTGAAGCTTTGGTGTCTACAGCATCAGGGTTGGTAGTTGCCATATTTGTACTGTTATTTGCCAACTCCTTTCGAGGACTGTACCAGCGTCAAATAGCGCTGATTCAAGAATATGGGGGACAATTAGAGCTACTATACCGCCGTCGCTACGAACGAGGAGAGAAAACCTATGCGTCTACCAGATGA
- a CDS encoding biopolymer transporter ExbD: MRLPDEPDLPPQINIVPMIDVIFAILTFFIMSTLFLTRSEGLPVNLPKAATAKQQQVPTRITITVDEKGEVSLNRQAIAVDALTDKLRTLVSAKSEALVIINADEKVGHGKVVAVMDRVRQVEGAKLAIATQKP, translated from the coding sequence ATGCGTCTACCAGATGAACCAGATTTGCCGCCACAAATCAACATCGTGCCGATGATTGATGTGATATTTGCAATTTTGACATTTTTCATTATGTCAACGTTGTTTCTCACCAGATCAGAAGGGTTGCCAGTAAATTTACCAAAAGCAGCAACCGCCAAACAACAGCAAGTGCCTACTCGAATTACAATCACGGTAGATGAAAAAGGAGAGGTGAGCCTCAATCGCCAAGCAATTGCAGTTGATGCTTTGACGGATAAATTACGGACTTTAGTCAGTGCTAAATCAGAAGCATTGGTAATTATTAATGCTGATGAAAAAGTAGGACATGGTAAGGTAGTCGCGGTCATGGATCGGGTACGTCAGGTAGAAGGAGCAAAATTAGCGATCGCTACCCAAAAACCCTAA
- the mrdA gene encoding penicillin-binding protein 2 — MTLLQPSPLGQKKDTRTVGRNFQPIFLIIFTLLMTAGIGVRLAYLQIVQGSRHRERAESNRIRMIPKQPERGNIFDRNGKLLASTRYPRSVYLWPMAHTKPSWSVVGPRLSQILQIPQSEIQEKLEQAGANASAANSSTLIRIARDLNEAQITALKEYQAELKDVEVHAEAVRYYPHGRELAHILGYTRELTAEQLQQKKQQGYRLGDVIGQMGIEKAYEKTLRGEWGGQQVEVDGAGRPLRVLGEKQAKAGKDLHLTIDWDVQKSAEKALGNRNGAIVALDPKNGAVLAMVSHPTFDPNIFSKQRLSKKDWETVQGADHPLVNRALSAFPPASTFKIVTTTAGLESGKFSPNTVLQTYSSLNIGGTRFGEWNHAGFGPLGFVGALQWSSDTFFYQIGRGVGGPTLIEWTRKYGFGKKTGFEFASEETKGLVPDEVWKQKNWKMPWTVGDSINMSIGQGALQTTPLQVAVMFAVPANGGYRVQPHLLKDNEEAKSWRSSLNMKPETIKILRQGLRKVVAEGTGKALNQPTVPPVAGKSGTAEAWQRGVKQNHAWFGAYAPADKPEILVVAFAEHSGGGGGSIAAPMILEIMEGYFHRQSPLKYKKSADGVSPQNNRNSASRRRN; from the coding sequence ATGACTTTATTGCAACCATCGCCACTTGGTCAAAAAAAAGACACGCGCACTGTAGGACGGAATTTCCAGCCGATATTTTTGATTATATTCACCCTATTAATGACGGCTGGAATCGGTGTGCGTTTGGCATATTTACAAATTGTGCAAGGATCACGTCATCGAGAGCGAGCTGAGTCTAACCGGATTCGGATGATTCCTAAACAACCGGAACGGGGCAACATCTTCGATCGCAATGGCAAACTCTTAGCTAGTACGCGCTATCCACGTTCTGTATATTTATGGCCAATGGCCCATACTAAACCTTCATGGTCAGTTGTGGGTCCCCGCCTATCCCAAATTCTGCAAATTCCCCAATCGGAAATTCAAGAGAAACTAGAACAGGCAGGTGCTAATGCTTCTGCTGCTAACTCTTCTACGCTGATCCGCATTGCTCGTGATTTGAATGAAGCTCAAATCACGGCATTGAAGGAGTACCAAGCGGAACTCAAAGATGTAGAAGTACATGCAGAAGCTGTTCGCTATTATCCGCACGGCAGGGAATTGGCTCATATACTAGGTTATACCCGTGAACTGACCGCCGAGCAGCTGCAACAGAAGAAGCAGCAAGGCTATCGATTGGGAGATGTGATTGGTCAGATGGGGATCGAAAAGGCTTATGAAAAGACACTAAGAGGCGAATGGGGTGGTCAGCAAGTAGAGGTGGATGGAGCGGGTCGGCCACTCCGAGTTTTAGGCGAGAAACAAGCCAAGGCTGGTAAAGATTTGCACTTGACTATCGATTGGGATGTGCAAAAGTCGGCAGAAAAAGCTTTGGGTAATCGCAATGGTGCGATCGTCGCACTTGATCCCAAAAATGGTGCTGTTTTAGCAATGGTGTCTCACCCTACTTTTGACCCTAATATTTTCTCTAAACAAAGACTGAGCAAAAAAGATTGGGAGACTGTACAAGGTGCAGATCATCCCTTGGTCAATCGCGCTCTTAGTGCCTTTCCTCCTGCCAGTACCTTCAAAATTGTCACCACAACAGCTGGGCTAGAATCGGGTAAATTTTCTCCGAATACAGTGTTACAAACCTATAGTTCTTTGAACATTGGTGGCACTCGTTTTGGTGAGTGGAATCATGCTGGATTTGGCCCTTTAGGTTTTGTGGGAGCATTACAGTGGAGTAGCGATACTTTCTTCTATCAAATTGGTAGGGGTGTTGGCGGGCCAACTTTGATTGAATGGACGCGTAAATATGGATTTGGCAAAAAAACCGGTTTTGAGTTTGCTTCTGAAGAAACAAAAGGTTTAGTTCCTGATGAGGTGTGGAAGCAGAAAAATTGGAAGATGCCTTGGACTGTAGGTGACAGCATTAATATGTCCATCGGTCAAGGTGCTTTACAAACTACACCTCTACAAGTGGCTGTTATGTTTGCGGTACCAGCGAATGGTGGTTATAGAGTTCAGCCGCATTTACTCAAAGATAATGAAGAGGCTAAAAGCTGGCGCTCATCCTTAAATATGAAGCCAGAAACTATTAAAATTCTTCGTCAGGGGCTGCGGAAGGTGGTTGCTGAAGGTACAGGTAAGGCTCTAAATCAGCCAACAGTCCCACCAGTTGCTGGTAAGAGTGGTACAGCAGAAGCTTGGCAACGGGGAGTCAAACAAAATCATGCTTGGTTTGGTGCTTATGCGCCGGCTGATAAGCCGGAAATTTTAGTGGTGGCTTTCGCTGAACATTCTGGTGGTGGTGGCGGTAGTATTGCAGCGCCGATGATTTTAGAAATTATGGAGGGCTATTTTCATCGCCAGAGTCCTCTGAAGTACAAAAAATCAGCAGATGGGGTATCTCCACAAAATAACCGCAACTCTGCTAGCAGACGACGGAATTAA